TCTCGGCCTGGTGCGTGGTCCCGGGAGCGATGGCCCCTGGGGCGGTGAGGGAGAGGAAAGCGGCCTCCAGCGTGGCCAGGGAGACCTGGAGGCCCCGGACCAGGCCGAGCCGGGCGAGCTCCACGACGGTGGCGTCGGAATCGTCCGTGTGCAGCACCGCCCGGTCCCCGGTCACCTCGACGGTGACGACACCGGGCAGCAGCTCCAGGCCCGCGGTGGGGCGCCCCGCGAGGTCGAAGGAGACCTGGCTGTGGCCGGCCGCGGCCTTGATGGTCTCGCCGCTGCCGTCCGCGACGATCCGGCCGCGGTCGATGACGACGATCCGGTCGGCGTTCTCGTCGGCCTCCTCCAGATAGTGCGTGGAGAAGAGCACGGTGTTGCCGCGCCGGGCATAGGCGCGCATGGACTCCCAGAACGCATGCCGCCCCTCCACATCCAGGGCGGCGGTCGGCTCGTCCAGCACGATCAGCTCCGGACTGCCGGCCAGTGCGACGGCGAACCGGACCCGCTGGATCTGGCCGCCGGAGAGCTTGTCGATCCGCCGGTTCGCATACTCCGTGACCCCCGCCAGATCCAGCGCCTCGGCGACCGGCAGCGGCTTCGGGTACGTGGAGGCCACGAAGGTGATCAGTTCGCGCACGGTCACCCGCTGGATGGGGCGGCCGTCCTGGAGCATGGCGCCGACCAGACCGGCTCCCACCGCCCGGTCGGGGGTGCGGCCGAACACGCGCACGGTGCCGGCGTCCGGTTCGTTCAGCCCGAGCAGCAGGCTGATCGCCGTGGACTTGCCCGCGCCGTTGCGCCCGAGGAGGGCGACGGTCTCGCCCCGTGCCACGGTCAGGTCGATCCCGTCCACGGCCCGCACGCTCTGTCCGGCCCGCCCGAAGGACTTCACCGCTCCGGTGAAGACCACCGCCGCCTCGTTCCCCGCCGTCTGTTTCATGAGGACCACGCTACGGAGCGTGAGCGCGTCCCGGCAGATGCGCATGTACGGACTCGGCGATGACAAATGTCATGGCCGGCGGGGGGCCGCGGAGAGGGGCAAACGGGCGGCCCGGCAGGGAATCTGACGAGACGTCAGTAGTCTTCACAAGTGCTGGGCGCTGCGTTATACATAGGGCCAACCGGCTAGAACGCGTTCTAGAACGGGCGTGGTCTCCGGTCCCCGCACGACCTCGGTGCGGCCGACGGTGCGGACGGCCGCGCCGAGGTCTTCCACTGTCGAGGAGCAGCTTCCCCATGCCCATTGATGCCGAAAAAGCTCTCGCTGCCGAACCCCGGACCAGCCGGATCAGTTGGGACCACAAGGACGTCCAGCTCTACCACCTCGGGGTCGGCGCAGGCGCCCGCCCCGACCTCGCCGACCCCGCCGTCGACCCCGGCGAACTGCGCTACACGCTGGAGTCCCGGCTCCAGGTGCTGCCCTCCTTCGCCACGGTCGCGGGCGCGGGCAGGGCCATGGCCGGCGGTCTCTCGGCACCCGGGGTCGACATCGACCTCGCGGCCGTCCTGCACGGCGGGCAGACCGTCCGGGTGCACCGGCCGGTCCCGGTGAAGGGCGGCGCAGTGGTGACCTCGAAGGTCGCCGCGGTGTACGACAAGGTCAAGGCGGCCGTGCTGGTGCTGCGTACCGAGGCGGCCGACGACGACGGACCGCTGTGGACCAGCGACTCCCAGATCTTCGTGCGAGGCGAGGGCGGATTCGGCGGCGAGCGCGGCCCGTCCGAGCGAGTGGCCCATCCGGCCGTGGCCCCCGACCACGTCGTGGAACGTCCGGTCCGCCCCGACCAGGCGCTGCTGTACCGCCTCTCCGGGGACTGGAATCCGCTCCACGCCGACCCGGACTTCGCCGCGAAGGCGGGCTTCGACCGGCCGATCCTGCACGGACTGTGCACCTACGGCATGACGCTCAAGGCCGTCACCGACACGGTGCTCGGCGGCGACGTGACCCGTATCCGCTCTTACCGCACCCGGTTCACCGGGGTCGTCTTCCCCGGCGAGACCCTCCGCATCGAGATGTGGACCGCCGAGAACGAGGTGCGGGTCGAGGTGAAGGCCGTGGAACGGGACAACGCCACGGTCCTCGGCGACACCTTCGTCGAGCACTCCTGAACCCGAACCCGAACCCGAACCCGAACCGAAACCGAAACCGAATCCGAACCCACTCCACATGCACCGCACGCCCGTGAGGGGAGCCGCACCATGCGCGCAGCCGTACTGCACGAGATAGGCCAGGACAAACTCGAAGTACTCGACGACGTCGAGGCGGTGGGCTTCGGCCCCGGAAAGGTCAGGCTTCGCGTCCGGGCCACCGGGCTGTGCCACTCCGACATCTCCGCGATGAGCGGGGTGCTGCCGCAGCCCGCCCCCTTCATCCCCGGCCACGAGGGCGCCGGCGAGGTCATCGACGTCGGTGACGGGGTCACCGGGCTGAGTGCGGGGGACCGGGTGCTGGTCTGCTGGCTGCCTGCCTGCGGCACCTGTCAGGCCTGCAAGCGCGGCCAGACCCACCTGTGCCTCGCCGGCTTCATGAACGCGGGCACCCCCAACTTCAAGCGTCCGGGCGGCGATGTCTTCGGGTTCGCCGGGACCGGCACCTTCACCGAGGAGGTCGTCGTCGGCGCGGGCTGCGCGGTGCCGATCCCCGACGACGTGCCGTTCGAGATCGCCGCGCTGATCGGCTGCGGGGTCACCACCGGCCTCGGGGCCGCCATCAACACCGCCCAGGTGGAGGCCGGTTCGTCGGTCGCCGTGATCGGCTGCGGCGGCGTGGGCATCTCCACCATCCAGGGCGCCAGGGTGCAGGGCGCCGCCCAGATCGTCGCGGTGGACCCGGTGGCCTCCCGTCGCGAGGCGGCGCTGCGGTTCGGTGCGACGGAGGCCGTCTCGCCCGACGAGTTCGCCGACGCCAAGCAGCGGATCACCGCGGGCGAGGGCTTCGACTACGTCTTCGAGGTCGTCGGCAAGTCGGTCACGGCCCGCACGGCGTACGAGAACACCCGGCGCGGCGGCACCCTGTGCATCGTCGGCGCGGGCGCCATGGACGACAACTTCCAGGTCAACATGTTCGAGCTGTTCTTCGACGAGAAGCGGATCCTGCCTTCCATGTACGGAGGCGGGGACGTGCTCCGGTCGTACGAGCGGGCCATCGCGCTCTGGCGGGCCGGCCGCATCGACCTCGAATCGATGATCACCCACCGGGTACGGCTCGACGGCATCAACGACGCCCTCGACCAGATGCGGACCGGCGAGTCGCTGCGTACCTGCATCGAACTCTGACGGCCTCACCGCCCCGCCCCCTCCCGAGAGGACCCCGAGAACCGATGTCACTTCCCCTGGACGGACTGTCCGCGATCGTCACCGGAGCCGGCCGCGGCCTCGGACGGGCCGAAGCGCTTGAACTGGCGCGGCTCGGTGCGGCCGTCGTCGTCAACGACTACGGGCAGCCCGGCCGCGACGGCTCGGGCGAGGCGTCGGCCGCACCGGCCGAGGAGGTCGCCGAGGAGATCCGCGCCGCCGGCGGCCGGGCGGTCGCCCACCTCGGCGACGTCTCCGACCACGAGCAGGCCCGCGCCCTGGTGGCACTGGCCGTCGAGACGTACGGCAAGCTCGACATCCTGGTCAACAACGCGGGCATCCTGCGTGACCGGATGATCTTCTCGATGACCGAGGACGAGTGGGACTCGGTCATACGGGTGCACCTCAAGGGCCACTTCAACACCACGCACTTCGCCGCCGCCCACTGGCGGTCCCGCTCCAAGGAGTCCGGCGGCCCGGTCTACGGCCGGATCGTCAACACCTCGTCGGAGGCCTTCCTGGCCGGCTCGGCGGGCCAGCCCAACTACGCGGCGGCCAAGGGCGGCATCGTCGGACTGACCACCTCCACCGCGCTGGCCCTGGCCAAGTACGGCGTCACCGCCAACGCCATCTGCCCGCGCGCCAGGACCCGGATGACCGAGGACGTCTTCGCGGGCTTCCAGGAACCGCAGGACGGGCGGCTCGACGCCCTCGCACCCGAGCACGTCTCGCCCCTCGTCGGCTATCTGGCCTCCCCGGCCGCCGCCAAGGTCAACGGACAACTGCTCGTGGTGCACGGCGGGATGATCGCGATCGTCGAACGTCCCAAGGTGGCGGCGAAGTTCGACGCGGTGAAGGAGACGTTCTCCTTCGACGAGCTGGACGAGCTGATCACCCCGTACTACGCGGACCGGCCGCCGAACGAGACGTTCGCGGCGGCGGAGGTGCTCGGCCTCAAGCGCGGCTGAACCTGTCTCGCACGGGCACAGAGGAGGGCCCCGCAGCCGGCCGGCTGCGGGGGCCCTCCTCTCCCTCGTTCGTTCTTCCTGGGCGGCGGGTCAGGCCGCCCTGCTGCCACCTTCGGAGGGGCGGCGGTGGCGGCCGTGCGGTTGTGCTGCCGTGTCGTCCGTCGCCACACCTCCTCGGTGCTTTCCGGAGCCGCCGGCTTCGGCCCGTTGCGCGTCCGCCCCCGGCGGACGCGTCTGGGTCGTGTCGGATCGCGCCTCAGACATCTGGGAAGTCACCCCGTTGTGATCGCTTACGTGTTTGCCTCCGGGGCCCTCGCGCCACCGCCCGGGAAACGGTCACCGTCGGCGACCGCGGTGCGCGATTGCGTGAGATCCCCGGCCCAACTCTAGTCAGGTGCCGTACGTCCCACGAGAGGCGCCTGCCCCAGTGGAACGGGTCTGCACACAGGAGGAGGCGCCACAGCGGCGGAGGGTTGCCTACCGCTTTCCGCGCAGCCCGCCGGGGCCGTGTCCGGGGCCGCGTGCCCGGCCGGCTCCACGTCGGCGGGGGCCGTCAGGAGCGCCACCGCGCAGGCCGTGTCCCCGTTCGAGTACGGCAGTTTGAGTACGCCGTCGCGCGACCAGACCCCGCTGCCGGCGAGCCAGCCCTCGGGCGCGGCGAGGTGGTGCAGCCGACGGCCCGACGGGCGCCAGATCCCGGCCCAGCTGCCCGCGGCCCCGTCGATCCGCAGGGCCACCGCGCAGCTCTCCGGCATCAGCATCTGCCCCGGCTGCACCGCGAACGGTGTCACGGCGACGTCCGGCAGACGCAGGCACTCGGGGAAGCGCACCGGCAGACAGCTGCCCAGCACCCCCCAGCCGAGCCGGTCGTGCCCCGGCGCGTCGGAGCGGATCAGCAGCAGACCGCTGTCCGGATCGGCGAGCAGCAGCCGGTCGTTGCTGTCCGGGGCGATCTGGAGCAGGGGAGTCATCTCGGCTCCGCGCCCCAGGTCCACGGCGACCGCCTTCACCGGGCCGCCGCCCGCGGGCTCCCGGTCCAGGGCGAGCAGCCGGCCCGCCCGGTCCAGCCACACCCCACCGGAGCAGCGCCCCGGCAGGTCCGCGATGTGTTCCGGCCCGAACGCGCCGCCCGCCACCAGCCAGAGCCCGGTGGAGTACGTGCCGACTGTCAGGGCGTACGCGCTGACGCCGTCCGGCGAGGGCGGCAGCAGGGTCAGCCGGGCGCATTCGATGGCGCCCAGCGGGAGTTCACCGGTGCCCGGCCCGGTCGGGTAGAGCAGCGAGAAGGCATGACGGCCGGCGACCCGGCGAAGGATCAGCACCCGGCCGTCGGCGAGCGGCAGCACCTGCGAGTCGGCCTCCTCCGGCTGGTCCAGCGGGAGCGGCACGGCGTACGGCTCGGGGCCGTCCAGCGTCCAGCGCTCCGCGTACCAGGCGGTCCCGTCTCCCGCTTCCGCCCCGGTGGCGGGGTCGGCGGAGCCACGGGCGGTCGTGAGCCGCGCGGCGTAGGCGCCGTCGGCAGTGAGGGTGAACGCGGGCAGGAGCGTTTCGCCGGGGACCGGCTCCGGCGGGCCCGCCGATGAGACCGGCTCCGGCGCCGCCGACGCGACCGGTTCTGGCGCCGCCGCCGACGCGACCGGCTCCGGTGGAGCCTCCGGCCCGACCGGCCCGACCCGTTCCAGCGGCTCCGGCAGAGCCGCCGCACTCCCGGCCGGGGCCAGGGCCGGGGCCGAAGCTGGGTCCGGCACCTCCTCGGCTTCCGCCGGCTCGTCGGACCCCGGCTCCACCGTCTCGCCGGTTCCGGCCGCCTCAGCGGTCCCGTCCTCGATGGCACAGGCAGTCATCGGGTCATCACCTCCGGCAACCGAAGCTAGTTTTCGCACTCCCTGCCGAACAACACGAGCTACCTCACTTCACACATAAGGGTGGTGATGCCCGGATTCGCCTGAGAAGGCGGGGGTGGGTGTGCTCACCGAGATGCGGGGTGCCTAAGGTTAGGCATTCCTAAGAATTACCTGTGTGATCCTCGACTGGAGCAAGTGATGTCCCTTCGTCGCCGCGGCACCGCCGCAGTCGGCCTGGCCGTAGTGGCCGCCCTGTCCCTCTCGGCCTGCGGGAGCGATGACGGCGACTCCGGCGCCTCGGGCAAGTCCGAGGCCGGCGCCGACAAGAAGGCCGCGGTCGCGACGGGCGGCAAGGACTTCGGCGACGCGGCGAAGAAGACCGCGGCGTACGGCACCGACGCCCCGGCCGGCACGTACCCCCGTACCCTCACGCACGCCATGGGCAGGACCGAGCTCAAGGCGGCCCCGAAGCGGGTCGTCGTGCTCGACGTCGGCGAGTTCGACAACGTCGTCTCGCTGGGCGTGAAGCCGGTGGGCTACGCCCCCTCGGAGGGCGACGCGGCGATCCCGTCGTACCTGAAGAAGGCCGCGGGCGACCCCAAGAACGTCGGCACGATCAACAACCTCAACCTTGAGGCGATCGCCGGGCTCAAGCCCGACCTGATCCTCGGCAGCCAGCTGCGCGCCGCGGACAAGTACGACGAGCTGTCCAAGATCGCGCCGACCGTGTTCTCCATCCGCCCGGGCTTCACCTGGAAGGAGAACTACCTCCTCAACGCCGCGGCGCTGGACAAGACCGCCAAGGCGAAGTCGGCGCTCGGCGCCTACGAGGCGAACGCGAAGAAGCTCGGCGAGGACATCGGCCCGAAGAAGCCGACCATCTCCATGGTCCGCTACCTGCCGGACAAGATCCGCCTCTACGCCAAGGCCTCCTTCATCGGCACCATCCTCGACGACGCAGGCCTGCCGCGGCCCAAGAACCAGCAGATCAACGAGCTGGCCGCGGAGATCAGCCCGGAGAAGATCGACGAGGCGGACGCCGACTGGATCTTCACCGGTGTGTACGGCGACGTGAAGGCCACCAAGCGCGACACCACCCAGGCCAACCCGCTGTGGAAGAACCTGACGGCCGTCAAGGAGGGCCGGGCGAAGAACGTCTCCGACGAGACCTGGTACCTCGGTCTCGGCGTCACGGCCGCGAACCTGGTCCTCGACGACCTGCGCGCGGACCTCGTCAAGTAACGACCTGGCCCGCGAGGCCCCGCGGCGCCGCGCAGCTGTTCACCACGCGGCGCCGCTCAGCGGTTCACCACGCGGCGCCGCATAACCGTTCACCACGCGGCGTCGCGTAACGATTCATGATCGGCCGACCGCCCGATGCCCCGGGTCCGACCGGCCATGGGATGCGGGGCACGGAGGCCAGGTAGCCTTTCCTTCGTGCCCCGTCTGTCTGAAGTCATCGCCGAGCTCGACGCCCTGTGGCCGCCCGAGCGGGCCGAAGGATGGGATGCGGTCGGCACCGTCTGCGGTGATCCGGACGCCGAGGTCGACCGGGTGCTCTTCGCCGTCGACCCCGTACAGGAGATCGCCGACGAGGCGATGAAGCTCGGCGCCCAGCTGATCGTCACCCACCACCCGCTCTATCTGCGCGGTACGACGACGGTCGCGGCCGGCACCTTCAAGGGCCGGGTCGTGCACACCCTCATCAAGCACGACATCGCGCTGCACGTCGCCCACACCAACGCCGACTCCGCGGACCCCGGCGTCTCCGACGCCCTGGCCGGCGCCCTCGACCTGCGCGTCGAGCGGCCCCTCGTACCGGACCCCACGGACCCCGCCGGCCGCCGCGGCCTCGGCCGGATCTGCACGCTCGACCACCCCGAGACCCTCGGCGCGTTCGCCGCCAGGGCCGCCGCCCGGCTGCCCGCCACCGCGCAGGGCATCCGCCTCGCGGGCGACCCCGAGTCTCTCGTGCGGACCGTCGCCGTGAGCGGCGGATCGGGCGACAGCCTCTTCGACGCGGTGCGCGCCGCGGGCGTGGACGCCTTCCTCACCGCGGACCTGCGCCACCACCCGGCCTCCGAGGCCGTCCAGCACTCGTCGCTCGGCCTGGTCGATGCCGCACACTGGGCCACCGAGTGGCCGTGGTGCGAACAGGCCGCGGCACAGCTCGACGCGATTTCCGACCGCCACGGATGGGACCTGCGGGTCCATGTCTCGAAGCAGGTCACCGACCCCTGGACCACCCACCACTCTTCTGGAGCCCCCAACTGAACGCCGCGCCCGCCGACCAGATCCGACTCCTCGACGTCCAGGCCCTCGACCAGCGTCTCTCCCAGCTTGCGCACCGGCGCAACTCCCTGCCCGAGCACGCCGAGATCGAGTCGCTCACGGCCGACCTCGCCCAGCTCCGTGACCTCCTCGTGGCCTCGACGACCGAGGAGAGCGACACCGCCCGCGAGCAGACCAAGGCGGAGCACGACGTCGACCAGGTGCGCCAGCGCGCCGCCCGCGACCAGCAGCGCCTGGACTCCGGCGCGGTCACCTCGCCCAAGGACCTGGAGAGCCTCCAGCGCGAGATCGTCTCCCTCGCCAAGCGCCAGGGTGACCTGGAGGACGTCGTCCTCGAAGTCATGGAGCGCCGCGAGTCCGCCCAGGAGCGGGTCACCGAGCTGACCGACCGGGTCTCCGCCGTGCAGGCCAAGGTCGACGACGCCACCGCCCGCCGGGACGCCGCGACCCAGGAGATCGACACGGAGACCGCGACGGTCACCAAGGAGCGCGAGGTCGTCGCCGGTTCCGTCCCCGCGGACCTGCTCAAGCTGTACGACAAGCTCCGCGCCCAGCAGGGCGGGGTGGGCGCCGCCCGCCTCTACCAGCGCCGCTGCGAGGGCTGCCGCCTCGAGCTCAACATCACCGAGGTCAACGACGTGAAGGCCGCGTCCCGCGACACGGTGCTGCGCTGCGAGAACTGCCACCGCATCCTGGTCCGCACCGCGGACTCGGGTCTGTAATGACGCAGCCGCGCCAGTTCGTCGTCGAGGCCGACGGCGGCTCCCGGGGCAACCCGGGGCCCGCCGGTTACGGCGCGGTCGTCATCGACCCGGCGACGGGGGAGACCCTGGCCGAGGCGGCCGAGTACATCGGCGTCGCGACGAACAACGTCGCCGAGTACAAGGGCCTCATCGCCGGACTCCGGGCCGCTAAGGCACTGGTGCCGGACGGCTCGGACGGCGGCGGACCGCGGGTGCACGTCCGGATGGACTCCAAGCTGGTCGTGGAACAGATGTCGGGCCGCTGGAAGATCAAGCACCCCGACATGAAGCCGCTCGCGGCCGAGGCCGCCCGGATCCTTCCGGCGTCCGCCGTCACCTACGAGTGGATCCCGCGCGAGAAGAACAAGCACGCGGACCGGCTCGCCAACGAGGCGATGGACGCGGGCAAGCGCGGCAAGCAGTGGGAGCCGTCGTCCTCCACGGCGGCCCTCGACACCCCGAGGTCCTCGGTGGCCGCCGCACTGCCGCCGGTCTCCGGCCCGCCCGGCGACGCGACGGCCGGGGCGGCAAGGGCCAGGGCGGCGCTGAACCGGCCCGCCGCCGAGGCCGGGCAGGCCTTGGCCGATGCCCCGCAGGCATCCGTCGGGAGCCCGCAGGCCGCCTCCGCCACCCCGCAGGTCGGCTGGGGCGCCTCCCCGGACCTCGGTGCGCCCGCCACCTTCGTGCTGCTCCGCCACGGCGAGACCGCCCTCACCCCCGAGAAGCGGTTCTCCGGCAGCGGCGGCACCGATCCCGAGCTCTCCGCCGTCGGCCGCGGGCAGGCCGAGCGTGCCGCCGAGGCCTTCGCCGCCCGTGGGACGGTGCAGGAGATCGTCAGCTCCCCGTTGCGCCGCTGCCGCGAGACGGCCGGTGCGGTCGCGGCCCGGCTGGGCCTGGAGGTCCGGATCGAGGAAGGGCTGCGCGAGACGGACTTCGGTGCCTGGGAGGGCCTGACGTTCGGCGAGGTGAAGGAGCGGTACGCCGCCGATCTGGACGCCTGGCTCGCCTCCGCGAAGGCGGCCCCCACCGGAGGCGGCGAGAGCTTCGCCGAGGTGGCCCGCCGCGTCGCCGCCGCCCGCGACCGTCTCGTCACCCGGTACGCCGGCCGCACGGTCCTCGTGGTCACGCATGTCACGCCCATCAAGACGCTGGTCCGGCTGGCGCTGGGCGCACCGCCGGAGTCGCTGTTCCGGATGGAGCTCTCGGCGGCGTCCGTATCGGCCGTGGCCTATTACGCGGACGGCAACGCCTCCGTACGGCTGCTCAACGACACGTCCCACCTGCGGTAGACCCGTCCGGACAGCACTCGGCCCCATCGGCGGGGGGAGGCCGATGGGGCCGAGGCGGTTCCGGGAGGCCGGGGGATTGCCTGCCGGAACCCGGGTCACCCGGAGGCCGGGTCACGTGTCCCTGAAGGTCTCGTGCCCCGGCTGCCGGGGAGCATGCACGCGAAACCGCGCAACTTTTCGGCGCTCAGCCGCGCAGCGCCGCCGCCTCGGCGGCCAGCCGCTCCACCCGGGACCAGTCCCGGGTGGCCACGGCGTCGCCGGGGACCATCCAACTGCCGCCCACACAGCCGACGTTCGGCAGGGCCAGGTAGGAGGGTGCCGAGGCGAGCGAGATGCCGCCGGTCGGGCAGAACCTGGCCTGGGGGAGCGGGGCGGACAGGGCCTTCAGATAGGCCGTGCCGCCCGCAGCCTCGGCCGGGAAGAACTTCATCTCGGTGACCCCGCGCTCCAGCAGCGCGACCACCTCGGACGTCGTGGAGACACCCGGCAGGAACGGCACCCCCGACGCCTTCATCGCGTCCAGCAGCGCGTCCGTCCAGCCGGGGCTCACCAGGAACCGGGCGCCCGCGGCCACGGTGTCCGAGACGTTCCGCGCCGAGATCACCGTGCCGGCGCCGACCACCGCGTCCGGAACCTCTGCCGCGATCGCCTTGATCGCGTCGAGGGCGGCGGTGGTCCGCAGCGTCACCTCGATCGCCGGAAGCCCGCCCGCGACCAGGGCCCGGGCGAGCGGCACCGCGTCGGCGGCGTCCTCCAGCACGACGACGGGCACGACGGGGGCAAGGTCCAGTACGGAGGAGGTCATGCCCTCATCCTGCCCCGCGCACGGCACCGTACGCAACGAACGTTGCACATGATGCAACGCGATGCCGGTCCGGTCAG
This genomic interval from Streptomyces sp. NBC_00464 contains the following:
- the eda gene encoding bifunctional 4-hydroxy-2-oxoglutarate aldolase/2-dehydro-3-deoxy-phosphogluconate aldolase gives rise to the protein MTSSVLDLAPVVPVVVLEDAADAVPLARALVAGGLPAIEVTLRTTAALDAIKAIAAEVPDAVVGAGTVISARNVSDTVAAGARFLVSPGWTDALLDAMKASGVPFLPGVSTTSEVVALLERGVTEMKFFPAEAAGGTAYLKALSAPLPQARFCPTGGISLASAPSYLALPNVGCVGGSWMVPGDAVATRDWSRVERLAAEAAALRG
- a CDS encoding zinc ribbon domain-containing protein, producing MNAAPADQIRLLDVQALDQRLSQLAHRRNSLPEHAEIESLTADLAQLRDLLVASTTEESDTAREQTKAEHDVDQVRQRAARDQQRLDSGAVTSPKDLESLQREIVSLAKRQGDLEDVVLEVMERRESAQERVTELTDRVSAVQAKVDDATARRDAATQEIDTETATVTKEREVVAGSVPADLLKLYDKLRAQQGGVGAARLYQRRCEGCRLELNITEVNDVKAASRDTVLRCENCHRILVRTADSGL
- a CDS encoding ABC transporter substrate-binding protein, coding for MSLRRRGTAAVGLAVVAALSLSACGSDDGDSGASGKSEAGADKKAAVATGGKDFGDAAKKTAAYGTDAPAGTYPRTLTHAMGRTELKAAPKRVVVLDVGEFDNVVSLGVKPVGYAPSEGDAAIPSYLKKAAGDPKNVGTINNLNLEAIAGLKPDLILGSQLRAADKYDELSKIAPTVFSIRPGFTWKENYLLNAAALDKTAKAKSALGAYEANAKKLGEDIGPKKPTISMVRYLPDKIRLYAKASFIGTILDDAGLPRPKNQQINELAAEISPEKIDEADADWIFTGVYGDVKATKRDTTQANPLWKNLTAVKEGRAKNVSDETWYLGLGVTAANLVLDDLRADLVK
- a CDS encoding bifunctional RNase H/acid phosphatase — translated: MTQPRQFVVEADGGSRGNPGPAGYGAVVIDPATGETLAEAAEYIGVATNNVAEYKGLIAGLRAAKALVPDGSDGGGPRVHVRMDSKLVVEQMSGRWKIKHPDMKPLAAEAARILPASAVTYEWIPREKNKHADRLANEAMDAGKRGKQWEPSSSTAALDTPRSSVAAALPPVSGPPGDATAGAARARAALNRPAAEAGQALADAPQASVGSPQAASATPQVGWGASPDLGAPATFVLLRHGETALTPEKRFSGSGGTDPELSAVGRGQAERAAEAFAARGTVQEIVSSPLRRCRETAGAVAARLGLEVRIEEGLRETDFGAWEGLTFGEVKERYAADLDAWLASAKAAPTGGGESFAEVARRVAAARDRLVTRYAGRTVLVVTHVTPIKTLVRLALGAPPESLFRMELSAASVSAVAYYADGNASVRLLNDTSHLR
- a CDS encoding 3-oxoacyl-ACP reductase — translated: MSLPLDGLSAIVTGAGRGLGRAEALELARLGAAVVVNDYGQPGRDGSGEASAAPAEEVAEEIRAAGGRAVAHLGDVSDHEQARALVALAVETYGKLDILVNNAGILRDRMIFSMTEDEWDSVIRVHLKGHFNTTHFAAAHWRSRSKESGGPVYGRIVNTSSEAFLAGSAGQPNYAAAKGGIVGLTTSTALALAKYGVTANAICPRARTRMTEDVFAGFQEPQDGRLDALAPEHVSPLVGYLASPAAAKVNGQLLVVHGGMIAIVERPKVAAKFDAVKETFSFDELDELITPYYADRPPNETFAAAEVLGLKRG
- a CDS encoding Zn-dependent alcohol dehydrogenase — translated: MRAAVLHEIGQDKLEVLDDVEAVGFGPGKVRLRVRATGLCHSDISAMSGVLPQPAPFIPGHEGAGEVIDVGDGVTGLSAGDRVLVCWLPACGTCQACKRGQTHLCLAGFMNAGTPNFKRPGGDVFGFAGTGTFTEEVVVGAGCAVPIPDDVPFEIAALIGCGVTTGLGAAINTAQVEAGSSVAVIGCGGVGISTIQGARVQGAAQIVAVDPVASRREAALRFGATEAVSPDEFADAKQRITAGEGFDYVFEVVGKSVTARTAYENTRRGGTLCIVGAGAMDDNFQVNMFELFFDEKRILPSMYGGGDVLRSYERAIALWRAGRIDLESMITHRVRLDGINDALDQMRTGESLRTCIEL
- a CDS encoding MaoC/PaaZ C-terminal domain-containing protein, with the translated sequence MPIDAEKALAAEPRTSRISWDHKDVQLYHLGVGAGARPDLADPAVDPGELRYTLESRLQVLPSFATVAGAGRAMAGGLSAPGVDIDLAAVLHGGQTVRVHRPVPVKGGAVVTSKVAAVYDKVKAAVLVLRTEAADDDGPLWTSDSQIFVRGEGGFGGERGPSERVAHPAVAPDHVVERPVRPDQALLYRLSGDWNPLHADPDFAAKAGFDRPILHGLCTYGMTLKAVTDTVLGGDVTRIRSYRTRFTGVVFPGETLRIEMWTAENEVRVEVKAVERDNATVLGDTFVEHS
- a CDS encoding Nif3-like dinuclear metal center hexameric protein produces the protein MPRLSEVIAELDALWPPERAEGWDAVGTVCGDPDAEVDRVLFAVDPVQEIADEAMKLGAQLIVTHHPLYLRGTTTVAAGTFKGRVVHTLIKHDIALHVAHTNADSADPGVSDALAGALDLRVERPLVPDPTDPAGRRGLGRICTLDHPETLGAFAARAAARLPATAQGIRLAGDPESLVRTVAVSGGSGDSLFDAVRAAGVDAFLTADLRHHPASEAVQHSSLGLVDAAHWATEWPWCEQAAAQLDAISDRHGWDLRVHVSKQVTDPWTTHHSSGAPN
- a CDS encoding ABC transporter ATP-binding protein, with product MKQTAGNEAAVVFTGAVKSFGRAGQSVRAVDGIDLTVARGETVALLGRNGAGKSTAISLLLGLNEPDAGTVRVFGRTPDRAVGAGLVGAMLQDGRPIQRVTVRELITFVASTYPKPLPVAEALDLAGVTEYANRRIDKLSGGQIQRVRFAVALAGSPELIVLDEPTAALDVEGRHAFWESMRAYARRGNTVLFSTHYLEEADENADRIVVIDRGRIVADGSGETIKAAAGHSQVSFDLAGRPTAGLELLPGVVTVEVTGDRAVLHTDDSDATVVELARLGLVRGLQVSLATLEAAFLSLTAPGAIAPGTTHQAEKESV